The genomic segment GAACCGACCCAGATAGCCCCCAAAACAGGCATGCAAGAAAATGGCGCAAAAAACTTTCTTGAACAAATTCAAAGAATTATTGATGGAGAAAAACAGCCCCAGACAATTTCTCTCCGCGGTGAGACAAGTCCCCGCCAGCAGGAGACAAAAAACTCCAGTGAAATTTCAACATCTGCTCTCCCCTTAAAAGGGTTCAACGGGCTACCAATATCACTGCGCCAGAATTTTGCCAGACAAAAAGAGGGCAACCTGCACCGGATAGAACCTGAAAAAGAGGGCGGACAAAAATCTGACACATCTCTTCTTATGGGCAAGGGAGAGGGCAAGCAAGTTATTCAGGAAAAAACGAATCTCTCTGGACAAAATCCAAGACAAGAGAATAGCTCATTGCCTCAAGGAACGAGTTTTACCACAGCCACAAATAGCAGTGGTGAGACAACAGCCTTTCCACAGCTGTTCAGCTCCTCCCTGCCTACAGCACCTCTTGCAAATCAACCACAAACAGGCCCGGCACAAATTCTGTTACCAAGTGGAAACATTGTCTATGAAGATGAGGTGGTTCAACAGGTCACGGAAAAATTTCGGGCAAGCGACGCCAAGACGGAATCCAAGATTAATCTCCGCCTTAACCCCGAAGAACTGGGCAAGTTAAAAGTAGACCTCATTATGAAAGAGGGGACACTTCGAGTCAATGTGGTTACCCACAATAGGCAAGCCCATGATATCCTTGAAAAAAATATGGCAAAACTTAAAAATATACTTGAAAAACAAGGTATTACAGTAAGCGAAATGACCATCAGTCAGGCTGAAGAGAGTCCTCAGGAGTCCCATCTTTTTGGAGAACATTTTTCCGGAAGTTCTCAACAAGGACAGCAGACCTTTAAGGACAATACGGGTCACTTTGCAGAAAATCTCGCTGAAGCAAAACTAGAAGAGGCCGTAACATCGACCTCACCAGACAATGAATCGGTCGTTAATTTAAGAGCTTAGGAAACCAATGTCTATAGATTTCGCAGCCATCAATAAAGCCGCAACAACGGGAACAACAACAACCAAAAACGGCTCGCTAGTTTCTGGCAAGAACAGCACCATGGGTAA from the Desulfotalea psychrophila LSv54 genome contains:
- a CDS encoding flagellar hook-length control protein FliK; its protein translation is MATSLLQFTQPTKSPVQTPPTPKKDLERRSAGPEEDFKSRLKESQEKKARKKQEEINKALLIGLPLLAPEAPSLAEIDSGCEKTPAVPLNPALTTVVPNLQNPLEQKGQQLPPASGQLPPASGQRPPTSGQLPPASGQLPLSTSSNKQANQSLLEPTQIAPKTGMQENGAKNFLEQIQRIIDGEKQPQTISLRGETSPRQQETKNSSEISTSALPLKGFNGLPISLRQNFARQKEGNLHRIEPEKEGGQKSDTSLLMGKGEGKQVIQEKTNLSGQNPRQENSSLPQGTSFTTATNSSGETTAFPQLFSSSLPTAPLANQPQTGPAQILLPSGNIVYEDEVVQQVTEKFRASDAKTESKINLRLNPEELGKLKVDLIMKEGTLRVNVVTHNRQAHDILEKNMAKLKNILEKQGITVSEMTISQAEESPQESHLFGEHFSGSSQQGQQTFKDNTGHFAENLAEAKLEEAVTSTSPDNESVVNLRA